From Cucumis melo cultivar AY chromosome 3, USDA_Cmelo_AY_1.0, whole genome shotgun sequence:
TTTTCACGTGGTATGTGATTTTCTGACACAGTGGATACTAGAATGTCTTTTGTTCATTGATTTGGAGCTGCTACGGCTATAAATGTTGTAGCCTAATATTTTAGAAGTGTTGTGCTTGTTGAACCTAGATGAAAATCTGATTCTCAATAGTTTTTGCTCACATGTATATTTGTTTGATCCTGTTTCACTGTTACTGATTTGTTTTTAGAATTCTTTACAGGTTGTACGTTGTTTAGTTATTCTATTTGTTAAGAAACATCTTTTGTGAAAAGAGATAATGTGCTAAAGAGAGAGAGTACCTCCTTAATGCTAGTTTTCTGTTGTCATCAACTATCCATGGAACTTATAAGCTGCTAGTCACCTCTactttccctctctttttttgaCCCTCAAGAGATCACATAGGACTGTTGAGTAGAAGTAGAATTTATACATCATTctatatttgattttaaaaaaattagtttgaAATGATTCTCAAATTAGTTGGTACTTGGTCATTTTTTTCATACTTATTGCTCCTTTGAACTTGATAATTTGAGCACACTGCACACCTTGTTGTAAAATTTATCTTAACTATGATATTTCAATCTTTTATTTGTCTTATTTAAGTTATGTTTTTCTAGTTGTGAAACTCATTTAGCTCATTGTTTCATGCTGAACGTTTCTGGAAAATTAAACTAGTTGGTCGTTCATTGTTGGGAGGACTTGGAAACAATTTGTATGGTTCATTGACCACATCAAATGAGACCGTGTGCAACAGTTTCATCATGCAGGTTTGCTTCTATGAAATTTAATCCACCCATTTGATTTTTAACCCTAAAAAGAGAGTTGAAAGGGAGAATACATTTGTAATATATTCATATGCATGAACTTGGAGGTTAAGGAAACAGAGGATTACAGAGTTACATGCCTTTGTCACTACTTTTTTGAAGGTTGCTATATAGGGGATAAATGGTTATAAAATAGGTATTTAGAAAACAGAGCTTTCTTGCAGAACTCGCCGAAGTTCGTTATGAGACTTGTGTGGGTAATGTGGGTTTAGTTCAAGATTCAGCTGTTTGCAAGTATTTTCCTGGAATAGAAATGATAGAAGCATGTGAACTAAATTTCAGCTTTGCTCGTGCACATATCCATGCTTAAACTTGATGATGGGAATTTTTTTCACATtgatatataattatcaatacCTTGAAGTGATACTACTGAAATGAAGGGTGGGTTGATTTGTAAATTTTAAGATGGCATAAAATAATTTGGAAAGAAATGTTGAATGTTTTTAAATAATTGCCAACGGCATAAAATGCTGACGAAACATCAATACCTTACTATCAACGTCTGGTCTGACCTTGTGTACTATCATATGTTGCAGCAACAAAGAACTTTCATACAGATGAGAACTGTGCTAAAAGTAGTGGACAATTCAGGGGCAAAAAAGGTGATGTGTATTCAAGCTTTGAAGGGAAAGAAAGGAGCGCGACTAGGAGACACTATTGTCGCATCAGTGAAGGAAGCCCATCCCAATGGAAAAGTGAAGAAAGGAAAGGTTGTGTACGGTGTGGTTGTGCGTGCTGCAATGCAAAAAGGTCGCTGTGATGGAAGTGAGGTCAAGTTTGATGATAATGCTGTAGTACTCGTGGATAAGCAAGGCCAACCTATTGGGACGCGAGTGTTTGGCCCAGTTCCTCACGAACTCAGGAAGAAAAAGCACGTGAAGATTCTTACTTTGGCAGAGCACATTGCTTGAAATCGACAATCAAATCGGAGCCAGGGCCCTACTGAGGTTTATCGGAAGAAATAAGAGGAATCTGCAAAAGAACATCTGATAAATTTGCCTTTGGTGAATAACAAGAAAATTGTTGCAGCTGCTCTTGGTGCGTTACAGTTCTTCGGGTTGTTCTCAACATTCTTCTTCCCTCACATCATTGAAGGTAGTTGACGATTCATCTTCTAGTTAGGCAGTTACCATTtatgatgtttgaatttatcAAACTAGGATGTGACTGGTTAGTTCTGGTTCTTCCAATGCTCAACGAATAACGTACAAAACACTAATGTTGGTCATAATTTTAAAAGTAGTTTGAAAGCGTTTTTTGGACCGTCTATGTCTATGCAAATATTCATTCAGAAATCAACATTTATCCATAATTTTTGTATAAGTATTTTGTAGCTTATAAGCCTCATGCAACGATAATTGCTTATCTGGTGAGATATATCACCATTTGCATTACAACACTTAATGGTTATATTTAACCTTTTTTGAGCATGCAATATGGGACATTTGACAATGTGCCCATACTTTACTTTCCTTTTTGTAATTGTATTTGCAGCATCGATCAATGTCATGGAACTACTGAGATAGATTTTCTTACATTGGTTGATGACTTGGTTTTACCCAAGCTTTAAGTATAGTTTGGAAAATGGAAGTAACATGCTTTGGATATGAGGACAAATTATTCAATTTTTGCTCATAAAACTCATCGATTGATAGGTTAAGATTGAATCCATTTAAGTATGGAGACCAATTATTTGATAAGACTTGCGTATGAGTTACTTCACTTAAACAAAGGAACGTGCATATATGTACATTGCTTTTTATCCTATGTATGTTTTACTATTAGATATAAAGGATCCTAGTATTTAATATGAattcattcttaagaaaacatTAACTTAGTTTTGATATatgaaaatgattttaaaatagtATGTGCATATGCTACGAAAcca
This genomic window contains:
- the LOC107990521 gene encoding 50S ribosomal protein HLP, mitochondrial-like is translated as MASAFASKFSRVGRSLLGGLGNNLYGSLTTSNETVCNSFIMQQQRTFIQMRTVLKVVDNSGAKKVMCIQALKGKKGARLGDTIVASVKEAHPNGKVKKGKVVYGVVVRAAMQKGRCDGSEVKFDDNAVVLVDKQGQPIGTRVFGPVPHELRKKKHVKILTLAEHIA